A genome region from Labilibaculum antarcticum includes the following:
- a CDS encoding S9 family peptidase has product MRFRIPHFCILVMALSIIACTSKEKKVERPPKIALEDFFKNPEKTSYKISPEGTKFSYRAPYQDRMNIFIQDIASDKSVQITFETDRDISGYFWANENRILYLKDNGGDENFKLYGVDIDGKNLVCFTDFENVRTGIIDRLDEISDEIIISMNKRNPQVFDPYRLNIITGELTMLYENPGNISGWITDHDGKLRAAMSVTDMVNSTLLYRETENDEFKPVITTSFKETLSPQFFTFDNKMLYASSNIGRDKQEIVIVDPATGKETESLFAHDMVDVESLSYSKKRKVLTYALYSTDMVHYKFFDDESEKMYNRVKKELSAYDCYFTSTNKNEDKYLVRTYSDRSLGAYYFYDKNTDELKLISSVSPWMNEEHMAKMKPIHYTSRDGKLIHGYLTLPVGVKAKKLPVVVNPHGGPWARDEWGFNPEIQFLANRGYAVLQMNFRGSTGYGRDFWECSFKQWGQSMQDDITDGVKWAIEQGIADKDRIAIYGGSYGGYATLAGLAFTPDLYKCGVDYVGVSNMFTFMKTFPPYWEPYRQMLYEMAGDPVKDSLMFTQISPAFHADKITAALFVAQGANDPRVNLAESDQMVEAMKARGVEVEYLVKDDEGHGFRNQENRFDFYRTMETFLDAHMKAE; this is encoded by the coding sequence ATGAGATTTAGAATTCCACATTTTTGTATTTTAGTAATGGCATTATCAATAATTGCTTGCACTTCAAAAGAAAAGAAAGTAGAACGCCCGCCTAAAATTGCTCTCGAAGATTTCTTTAAAAATCCAGAAAAGACTTCATATAAGATATCTCCAGAAGGAACAAAATTCTCTTATCGAGCTCCTTATCAGGATAGAATGAATATTTTCATTCAGGATATTGCCAGTGATAAATCGGTTCAAATTACCTTTGAAACTGATCGCGACATATCAGGATATTTCTGGGCTAACGAAAATCGAATATTGTATTTGAAAGATAATGGAGGAGATGAAAATTTTAAACTTTACGGTGTTGATATTGATGGTAAAAATTTAGTGTGTTTTACCGATTTTGAAAATGTAAGAACTGGTATTATCGATCGATTGGATGAAATTTCTGATGAGATCATCATATCTATGAATAAGAGAAATCCTCAGGTTTTCGATCCTTATCGTTTAAATATAATTACAGGAGAACTTACTATGCTTTATGAGAATCCTGGGAATATTTCTGGTTGGATTACAGATCATGATGGGAAATTAAGAGCTGCAATGTCTGTTACCGATATGGTTAATTCTACATTATTGTATCGTGAAACCGAGAATGACGAATTTAAACCAGTTATTACAACTAGTTTTAAAGAGACATTATCTCCACAATTCTTCACGTTCGACAACAAAATGCTGTATGCCAGTTCTAATATTGGCCGCGATAAGCAAGAGATAGTGATTGTGGATCCTGCTACAGGTAAAGAAACTGAATCATTGTTTGCTCATGATATGGTTGATGTAGAAAGCTTATCGTATTCAAAGAAAAGAAAGGTTCTTACCTATGCATTGTATAGTACCGATATGGTTCACTATAAATTCTTCGATGATGAAAGTGAGAAGATGTACAATCGTGTTAAGAAAGAATTATCTGCTTACGATTGCTATTTTACGAGCACTAATAAAAATGAAGATAAGTATTTGGTTCGCACCTACAGCGATAGATCTTTAGGTGCTTACTATTTTTACGATAAAAATACTGATGAACTCAAATTGATTAGTAGCGTTAGTCCCTGGATGAACGAAGAACACATGGCCAAAATGAAGCCTATTCACTATACTAGTCGAGACGGTAAATTGATACATGGCTACCTAACTTTACCTGTTGGTGTTAAAGCAAAAAAACTTCCTGTTGTGGTTAATCCACATGGAGGTCCATGGGCAAGAGATGAGTGGGGCTTTAATCCCGAAATTCAATTCCTTGCAAATAGAGGATATGCTGTTCTTCAAATGAACTTTAGAGGTTCTACTGGTTATGGTCGCGACTTCTGGGAATGTTCATTCAAGCAATGGGGACAAAGTATGCAGGATGATATAACAGATGGTGTAAAATGGGCTATAGAACAAGGTATTGCTGATAAAGATAGGATTGCAATATATGGCGGAAGTTATGGAGGTTATGCAACCTTGGCTGGTTTGGCTTTTACTCCGGATTTGTATAAGTGTGGAGTAGACTACGTTGGGGTAAGTAACATGTTTACTTTTATGAAAACATTCCCTCCTTATTGGGAGCCGTATCGACAAATGTTGTACGAAATGGCAGGAGATCCGGTAAAAGATAGTTTGATGTTTACACAAATTTCACCAGCATTTCATGCTGATAAAATTACCGCAGCTTTGTTTGTAGCCCAAGGTGCTAATGATCCTAGGGTAAATCTTGCCGAATCGGATCAAATGGTGGAAGCCATGAAGGCACGTGGAGTAGAAGTTGAATATTTGGTAAAAGACGATGAAGGTCATGGTTTCCGAAATCAGGAAAACCGTTTTGATTTTTATCGGACTATGGAAACATTTTTAGATGCTCATATGAAAGCAGAATAG
- a CDS encoding aldo/keto reductase — protein sequence MKYRKLGNTDLTLSAITFGSFAVGGWLWGGTEQNESVKAIKSSYDLGVTSIDTAPVYGQGFSEEIVGQAIKDIPRDKIQILTKFGMRWDLAKGTHVFKSQDNNGKDIDIYKYAGKESIIKECEDSLKRLGTDYIDLYQLHWPDVTTSIEETMYAVNELIKQGKVRYAGVCNYNAEQFAEAEKYINLASNQVPYSMVLRDIEKEIVPYSLEKGKGIIAYSPLERGLLTGKMKPGYKFGEGDQRATRAFYKDENLRRTNEFLDKIKPIADSKGLSLGQLVILWTLEQPAISIALVGARNAEQAIQNAKAAQSSLTKEEVAIIDGHLNQLVLVP from the coding sequence ATGAAATACAGAAAATTAGGAAATACTGATCTTACTCTTTCAGCCATCACATTTGGTTCATTTGCCGTTGGCGGTTGGTTATGGGGAGGTACAGAACAAAATGAATCCGTAAAAGCAATAAAATCGTCTTATGATTTAGGGGTAACCTCCATTGATACGGCTCCAGTATATGGACAGGGCTTCAGTGAAGAAATTGTTGGACAGGCAATAAAAGACATCCCTAGAGATAAAATACAAATTCTTACCAAATTTGGAATGCGTTGGGACTTAGCAAAAGGCACACACGTTTTCAAATCCCAAGATAACAATGGAAAAGACATTGATATTTACAAATATGCTGGCAAGGAAAGCATCATCAAAGAATGTGAAGATAGCTTGAAGCGATTGGGTACTGATTATATTGATCTTTACCAGCTTCACTGGCCAGATGTTACCACTTCTATTGAAGAAACAATGTACGCGGTTAATGAGTTGATTAAGCAAGGAAAAGTTCGTTATGCTGGTGTTTGCAACTACAATGCAGAACAATTTGCGGAAGCAGAGAAATATATAAATCTGGCCTCGAACCAGGTTCCTTACAGCATGGTGCTGCGCGATATCGAGAAAGAAATCGTTCCCTATTCTCTTGAAAAAGGAAAAGGAATTATCGCTTACAGTCCTCTCGAAAGAGGATTGTTAACTGGAAAAATGAAACCCGGGTATAAATTTGGAGAAGGCGATCAACGTGCAACAAGAGCTTTTTATAAAGATGAAAATCTTCGTCGCACCAATGAATTTCTAGACAAAATCAAACCAATTGCTGATTCAAAAGGATTGAGCCTTGGACAGTTGGTTATTTTATGGACACTCGAACAACCTGCAATTTCGATTGCTTTGGTTGGAGCACGAAATGCAGAACAAGCTATTCAGAATGCTAAAGCAGCTCAATCAAGTTTGACAAAAGAAGAAGTTGCAATAATTGACGGTCATTTGAACCAATTGGTTTTGGTCCCATAA